AGATGTTCTTCAAATATTTCATGTTACTTTATACTCTCTTTTATACGCTTTTAGATATAAAAGACTAAATAAAAAGGGAAAAATATATCTTAAATTAGACTGTAGTCATAAACTTGTAGATAGGATTTTATCTTTAAACAAAGTAAAGTATGCATTATTAAATAAATATTTAGATAAAGTAGACTTAATAAGTGTAGAACAAAAGGTGCTTTTTGAAAAATTAAAGAGTATTTTACCTACTCAAGCTAATAAAATGATAAACATTCCAAATGGAGTAGATTATAAGTACTTAGAAGAAAAGCAGATAAAATACAATTTTAATGAAAAAGAAAATACTATTTTAAGTGTAACAAGAGTTGGAGCAGAAGAAAAAAATACACAAATGTTAATAGAAGCATTTACAAGTATTGAAAATATAGAAGCATTAGGATGGAAGTTAAAAATAGTTGGACCTATTGAAGAAGAATTTAATGATTATATAAATAACTATTTTAAAAATAATCCTAAAATGAAAGATATAGTTAGCTTTACTGGAGCAATTCAAAATAGAGAAGAGCTTTTTAATGAATATAAAAAGGCTAAAATATTCTCATTAACATCTAATTTTGAAAGTTTTGGAATAGCATTTATAGAAGCTGCATCTCTTGGAGATGTTATTATATCAACAGATGTAGGAATTGCAAAAGAACTTATATCTAAAGGCAATGGAGCAGTAGTAGACACTGAAGATGTAGAGGCATTAAAGAGAGAATTAAAAAAATATATGATAAAAGATAACTTAAAAAATGATTCAGAAATTACTTATGAAATAGTGAGAGAGAATTTTAATTGGGATAACATAATAAATGAGCTAAATGATAGCATAAGTAAGTTTTTCAAGTAGCTATAAAAGTGCATAACAAACAATCCTTATACAAATAATAAAGTAAAAGGAGTGTGGTTTAATGGAATTTTATGAAGTTATAAAGAAAAGAAAAAGTATAAAAAAATTTGAACAAACTGCAATCGACAGGGATAAATTACTTAAAATAATAGATATGGCTATGAGAGCCCCATCATGGAAGAATAAGACCCCATACAAATTTATAGTTGTAGAAAGTGATAAATTAAAGTTAGATATAGCAAATGCTATAGAAAATAAAACTAGTGCAGCATCAGAGGCAGTTTTAAATTCTCCAATGACTATAGTAGCTGTTGCAAATCCAGAGGAGTCAGGTGATGTATCAGGAAAAGAAATATATTTAATAGATACTGCAATAGCAATGGAACACATAGTTTTAGGTGCTACAGATGAAGGATATGGAACTTGTTGGATTGCAGCCTTCAATGAAAACAAAATAAAAGAAGCATTAAAAATACCAGACAACTTAAGAGTAGTTGCATTAACTCCACTTGGAGTACCTAAAGATTCTGCAGAAGATGAACCTCATCATCCTAAAAAAGATATGGATGAATATTTATATATAGATAAATGGGGAACATCATTTATGGAGTCTAACGTTAAAATTTTAG
This Clostridium novyi NT DNA region includes the following protein-coding sequences:
- a CDS encoding glycosyltransferase family 4 protein; protein product: MRYCVLYPNTKNVNLVKEMGMIPYKLHKKFGYDAKIACYNLDEYTYLNEEVKGLKIDFIEEKYNNYSLDGLKYLKKHAKEIDVLQIFHVTLYSLLYAFRYKRLNKKGKIYLKLDCSHKLVDRILSLNKVKYALLNKYLDKVDLISVEQKVLFEKLKSILPTQANKMINIPNGVDYKYLEEKQIKYNFNEKENTILSVTRVGAEEKNTQMLIEAFTSIENIEALGWKLKIVGPIEEEFNDYINNYFKNNPKMKDIVSFTGAIQNREELFNEYKKAKIFSLTSNFESFGIAFIEAASLGDVIISTDVGIAKELISKGNGAVVDTEDVEALKRELKKYMIKDNLKNDSEITYEIVRENFNWDNIINELNDSISKFFK
- a CDS encoding nitroreductase family protein is translated as MEFYEVIKKRKSIKKFEQTAIDRDKLLKIIDMAMRAPSWKNKTPYKFIVVESDKLKLDIANAIENKTSAASEAVLNSPMTIVAVANPEESGDVSGKEIYLIDTAIAMEHIVLGATDEGYGTCWIAAFNENKIKEALKIPDNLRVVALTPLGVPKDSAEDEPHHPKKDMDEYLYIDKWGTSFMESNVKILEKN